One region of Peribacillus simplex genomic DNA includes:
- a CDS encoding amidohydrolase, with protein MRSELMEILESRKDEMIKIRRHLHENPELSFKEEKTAQYIIDFYKEKDVEVQSNVGNGYGVIVTIKGGKPGKNIGLRADFDALPIVEETNIAFKSKNEGVMHACGHDGHTAYLLVLADCLIQLKDEIPGTIKIIHQHAEEVPPGGAKSIVESGVLDDLDNIFGIHLLPMDEAGVVGYHAGYSFNGRAYLKLKVQGRGGHGSSPHLANDAIVAGAHFVTAAQTIISRRLSPFDIGVITIGSFDGKGTFNIIKDSVELEGDIRYMTVETRDKIEKEVKRLVKGLEEEFGVTCDLIYTNDYPPLYNDPELTGKVAESLKNANDKDIKEVKEFPAMPPSEDFAYYAEKIPSCFFYIACTPKGVEKPYFNHNPKFDIDEDALLVAAKAVGYVVCGYYELD; from the coding sequence ATGAGAAGTGAATTAATGGAAATTCTAGAATCCCGTAAAGATGAAATGATTAAAATTCGTAGGCACCTACACGAAAATCCTGAGCTTTCTTTTAAAGAAGAAAAGACAGCTCAATATATTATTGATTTTTATAAAGAAAAGGACGTCGAAGTTCAATCTAATGTAGGTAATGGATACGGAGTTATCGTGACCATTAAAGGTGGAAAGCCTGGAAAAAATATAGGTCTTCGAGCTGATTTTGATGCACTTCCAATCGTTGAAGAAACGAATATAGCCTTTAAATCAAAAAATGAAGGCGTTATGCATGCGTGTGGTCATGATGGACATACTGCCTACTTATTAGTCTTAGCCGACTGCCTCATTCAATTAAAAGATGAAATTCCAGGTACAATTAAAATTATTCATCAGCATGCGGAGGAAGTTCCGCCAGGCGGGGCAAAGAGTATTGTAGAATCCGGAGTGCTTGACGATTTAGATAATATATTTGGCATCCATCTGCTGCCAATGGACGAAGCAGGAGTTGTTGGTTATCATGCTGGATATTCTTTTAACGGCAGGGCTTATTTGAAATTAAAAGTTCAAGGTAGAGGTGGACATGGTTCCTCACCACATCTAGCGAATGATGCCATTGTCGCTGGTGCTCATTTTGTTACCGCAGCTCAAACGATTATTAGCCGTCGATTAAGTCCTTTTGATATTGGTGTGATTACGATTGGATCTTTTGATGGAAAAGGAACATTTAATATAATTAAAGACAGCGTAGAGCTTGAAGGCGATATTCGTTATATGACTGTTGAAACAAGAGATAAAATTGAAAAAGAAGTTAAACGTCTTGTAAAAGGACTTGAAGAAGAATTTGGTGTAACATGTGATCTAATTTATACGAATGACTATCCACCTTTATATAATGATCCTGAATTAACAGGAAAGGTTGCCGAGTCACTTAAAAATGCAAATGATAAAGATATTAAAGAAGTAAAGGAATTTCCAGCAATGCCGCCATCTGAAGACTTTGCTTACTATGCTGAAAAAATTCCTTCCTGCTTCTTTTACATTGCTTGTACACCTAAAGGAGTAGAAAAACCTTATTTTAATCATAATCCTAAATTTGATATCGATGAAGATGCCCTTCTCGTGGCAGCAAAAGCAGTAGGATATGTTGTTTGTGGTTATTATGAGTTAGATTAG
- a CDS encoding acetoacetate--CoA ligase: MKSLTDGQIIWEPTKEQIEHMVLTQYVKWLKEKKGLSFHDYHELWKWSVDELEEFWASIWDYCDVKAARKYDRVLAEQAMPGAKWFEGARLNYAENALLNAQEEKTAIFFRSEHIRQQEISWKELKEKVASVAHSLRELGVKPGDRVVAYMPNIPEAVIAFLATVSIGAIWSSCSPDFGARSVIDRFKQIEPVLLLAVDGYQYNGKVYDKTSVVSQLKQELGTVKHTVLVPYIEKKVVEVNLANTIPWDDLLKETAELSFESVPFNHPLWILYSSGTTGMPKPIVQGHGGILLEHFKSTRLHQGMTSEDTVFWFTTTGWMMWNLLMGGLLNEGTIVLYDGSPAFPNMDALWELAEDTGMTFFGTSAPFLTNSMKLGIRPMGRYDLTKLKALFSTGAPLSGDGYKWVYENVKKDIWLSSSSGGTDVCAGFVGGVPTLPVRIGEIQGRALGVRAEAFDEQGQSLINEVGELVITKPMPSMPLYFWNDQDGSRYYESYFDSYPGIWKHGDWIKIDDKGSCVIYGRSDSTINRSGVRMGTSDIYRVVEAIDEVMESLVIDREVLGRGSSLLLFVVLKHGKILDAALTAKINEQIRGHVSPRFIPDQIHVVEQIPKTLNGKKMEVPIRKVLLGFEFDKVVNADSMGNPESLQFFKELALELNEKKIF; encoded by the coding sequence GTGAAATCGCTTACAGACGGACAAATCATTTGGGAACCGACAAAAGAACAAATCGAGCACATGGTATTGACTCAATATGTGAAATGGTTAAAAGAAAAGAAAGGTTTATCATTTCATGATTATCATGAATTATGGAAATGGTCGGTTGATGAACTGGAGGAATTTTGGGCTTCAATTTGGGATTATTGTGATGTAAAAGCCGCCAGGAAATATGACAGGGTTTTAGCGGAGCAAGCAATGCCAGGTGCGAAATGGTTCGAAGGGGCAAGGCTTAATTATGCTGAAAATGCATTATTGAATGCTCAAGAAGAAAAAACGGCGATTTTTTTTCGTTCCGAACATATCAGGCAGCAAGAGATTAGCTGGAAAGAGCTAAAAGAAAAAGTGGCTTCTGTCGCCCATTCATTAAGGGAACTTGGTGTGAAACCGGGTGACCGCGTTGTTGCCTATATGCCAAATATACCTGAAGCGGTCATAGCTTTCTTGGCAACAGTAAGTATAGGTGCCATTTGGTCCAGTTGTTCTCCTGACTTTGGTGCAAGAAGCGTCATTGATCGTTTTAAACAGATTGAACCGGTTTTATTACTGGCGGTTGATGGGTATCAGTACAACGGAAAAGTATATGATAAAACATCCGTTGTTTCACAGCTTAAACAGGAATTGGGCACTGTTAAGCATACCGTGTTGGTTCCTTACATAGAAAAAAAGGTTGTGGAAGTGAATCTGGCAAATACAATCCCTTGGGATGACCTATTAAAAGAAACGGCGGAATTATCTTTTGAAAGTGTTCCGTTCAATCATCCGCTTTGGATTCTCTATTCATCAGGTACAACCGGAATGCCAAAACCAATTGTACAAGGGCATGGCGGTATATTATTGGAGCATTTTAAATCAACAAGATTGCATCAAGGCATGACATCCGAGGATACGGTATTCTGGTTTACGACGACAGGCTGGATGATGTGGAATCTACTAATGGGAGGTTTGCTTAATGAAGGGACGATTGTTCTTTATGACGGCAGCCCTGCCTTTCCGAATATGGATGCCCTTTGGGAATTGGCTGAAGACACAGGCATGACTTTCTTTGGAACAAGTGCACCTTTCCTTACGAATTCCATGAAGTTAGGAATCAGGCCAATGGGAAGATATGATTTAACAAAATTGAAGGCTCTTTTTTCAACTGGGGCTCCATTGTCAGGTGACGGATACAAATGGGTGTATGAGAATGTCAAGAAAGATATATGGCTCAGTTCATCTAGTGGCGGAACCGATGTTTGTGCCGGATTTGTAGGTGGTGTTCCAACATTACCTGTAAGAATCGGGGAGATACAAGGAAGGGCATTAGGTGTTCGTGCAGAAGCCTTTGATGAACAAGGTCAATCATTGATTAATGAAGTCGGTGAATTGGTCATTACTAAACCGATGCCGTCAATGCCGCTTTACTTCTGGAATGATCAAGACGGGTCAAGATATTACGAGAGTTATTTCGATTCGTATCCTGGAATATGGAAACATGGAGATTGGATAAAAATCGACGACAAGGGCAGCTGCGTCATTTATGGACGTTCCGACTCGACCATTAACCGTTCTGGTGTACGGATGGGGACTAGCGATATCTACCGCGTCGTCGAAGCGATCGATGAAGTTATGGAAAGCCTTGTCATTGATAGAGAAGTGCTTGGCCGCGGTTCTTCCTTGCTGCTGTTTGTCGTCCTTAAGCATGGTAAAATCCTGGATGCAGCATTGACAGCGAAAATCAATGAACAAATCCGAGGACATGTGTCCCCTCGTTTTATCCCAGACCAGATCCATGTCGTTGAACAAATACCTAAAACCTTGAACGGAAAGAAAATGGAAGTACCGATACGCAAAGTGTTGCTAGGTTTCGAGTTTGATAAAGTGGTGAATGCAGACTCCATGGGAAATCCAGAATCGCTTCAGTTTTTCAAAGAATTAGCTCTCGAGCTGAATGAGAAAAAAATATTCTGA